The genome window gaaagttatgaccaacctagatagcatattcaaaagcaagacattactttgccaacaaaagttcatctagtcaaggctatggtttttcctgtggtcatgtatggatgtgagagttggactgtgaagaaggctgagcactgaagaattgatgcttttgaactgtggtgatggagaagactcttgagagtcccttagactgcaaggagatccaaccagtccattctgaaggagatgagtcctgggatttctttggaaggaatgatgctaaagctgaaactccagtattttggccacctcatgcgaagtcaactcatgcgaagcgttgactcactggaaaagactctgatgctggagggattggggacaggaagataaggggatgagagaggatgagatggctggatggcatcaccaactcgatggaagtgagtttgagtgaactctgggtgttggtgatggacagggaggcctggcatgctctgattcatggggtcgcaaagagtcggacatgactgagcaactgaactgaactgaactaaactgaagcaactgatataattaatctcaaaaatatacaagcaactcctgaagctcccttccaggaaaataaacgacccaatgaaaaaatgggccaaataactaaacagacatttctccaaagaagacatatggatggctaagaaatacataaaaagatgctcaacatcactcattatcagagaaatgcaaatcaaaaccacaacgaggtaccatttcatgccaattAGATTagttgtgctccaaaagtctacaagcaataaatgctggagagggtgtggagaaaagtgaaccctcttacactgttggtgggaatgcaaactagtacagccgctatggagaacactgtggagattccttaaaataaataaataaataaaaaacctggaaatagaactgccatacgacccagcaatcccactgctgggcatacacaccgaggaaaccagaattgaaagagacacatgtaccccattgttcatcacagcactgtttctaatagccaggacatggaagcaacctagatgtccatcagcagatgaatggataagaaatctgtggtatatatacacaatggagtattactcaggcattgaaaagaatacattttaatcagttctaatgaggtggatgagactaaagcctattatacaaaatgaagttagccagaaagaaaaataccaatagagtaaactaacacatatatgtggaatttagaaaaatagtaACAATAACTATGTATGTGAGAATGCAAAAGAGACacaatgtatagaacagtctcttggactctgtaggagagagccagggtggaatgatttgggagagtggcacttaaacatgtataatatcatatgtcaaatgaactgccagtccaggtttgatgcatgatacaggatgctcggtgtttgtgcactgggataaccaggagggatggtatgaggagggaggaggcagaggggttcaggatggggcacacgtgtacacccgtggcagattcatgttgatgtatggcaaaaccaatacaatattgtaaagcaattagactccaattaaaataaatatatttatattaaaaataaataaaataaaattgtgtccaacgtgaggagagcaacagcgttctttgaacaatatctctaagtaaatgagagttgcgATTTTATGGGTTCAAGGTGTCCtcataagtatgagccctacctcttattacagaaagtaTAGTGGAAGATGagctagattaaaggagagctttacAGAAACTGGATTTGAATGGTTTAGCCAGAAAGTTATTAAGTAATGtagggcttcccaaacagttcatttaagatcttgggagcaagcaatgagtttggtCAACTAAATAAAGTTgcctaaaattatattttgacatatgtacacctgtgtgtgcatgagtgtgggTATAAAAAAAATGCAAGGGCTTTTAATTCCTGTTAAgtataatagaaatggaaaaaattaaaacccaaatgtaGAATGATTCAAAAGTATAGTTACCAAAGCACAAagtagggaagggaaggagggaggagggaggagggttcaggatggggaacacatgtatacctgtggcggattcattttgatatttggcaaaactaatacaattatgtaaagtttaaaaataaaaaaaaattagaaaaaaaaagaagtttaggattaatatacacactactatatataaaatatataaccaacaaggacctactttataATACTAGGAACTgtacttaatattttgtaataatctataagggaaaagaatctgaaaaagaatatatatgtatatatgtatatgcatatgaatcattttgctgtacacctgaaactaacacaacattgtaaatcagccagacttcaataaaaaataaaataaaatttaaaaataaattaattttacaattaaaatataccagtaattaagtttaaaaaaatctgtgttttgtCCGTAAGATGTCCAGTGATGGGTACTCCACATGTTTATGGAAAATTATGAACAGCCACAAAGTTTTCAAACCTTTTAGAAAAACCCTCAAACATATTACCCTCTGTTTATCTTCTCTCTCAATTGAAAGTACATCATAGTGTACTTCTATCACGATGCCTGTATCTTCCTCctaattaaagaaatattaatatgctATGgaattgagatttaaaaaaaagtctactcagttgttgaatatatgtaagtggaaatacttcaaaatatttttttcttggctgcatgtaaaatatgaggactcttttatatcattcacctctctgcttttaataaagatctaccaattttcaaatgtttgtcCAGTTTATGACAAAATTAgatggatatataaatatatatacatatttatatacaaatatatataatatagagatATGTTTTCATAACAGAAAATATTGATACCAAGATtagatttcaaaattatttccaactccatgctccatctcaacaggaaatagccaaagttctTGCTGATTCACACTCCAAGAGCTGggaaacctgaaaaagaaatcaaacctgcaactgagattttctgtcacatttatgatcgAGCTCTAAGTctaacactttatttcctttcctgttcTAAGTAGTCCCTTCTTAAGATTGAAAAGTATGAAAACTGAGAGagagaggtaggagattgtagacctctTCGTGTTCAAAAGTAATTTTAATCAGCAAAGCTataaaagacagaatctaaggataataatcatgtgatagagaataataatgatttagccattaagCAAATtcaaggtctttagttcctcctcaaggtccatcaataacatcctgagcaaTATCCTGCGAACAGATTTAGAGGTGCTGAAGCCCCAAccaggctgaaagttaagtacatagaccacagagtagttgaaaccagacagttgATAGATTTTATTGCACAGAAGCCAGTAGACCAAGTTTGCTTGGATAACAGTactgaatattaagaatgtgtgtatagaagggtgataaatcacttttatttcagaaaccaagtagatttattgatgtgatttttctgtgtaaaaattctttagaaatgagattttgcatgcttcatggttttggttactatttctgtaagcagtctgtatttttatttttatttttttaatttttatttatttatttttttaaactttacataattgtattagttttgccaaatatcataatgaatccgccacaggtatacatgtgtctgtatttttaagttgatgctgaagtaaacaCTAGCTGAACATGACCCTTtaatggctaggagaccagtgactttgtgatgtcacagctaacCTTCGATTGCTAGGAGACCAgagattttgtgatgtcacagctttttgactttgaggacctctgtgatggtctagagagtttctctctgtaggccagccaagcaatttttgaagttgtggtgtgtaaaatcagacaaatgagaaaagtatctgaagaaagatttctttgagatggcacatattccttcagaaattcaagatgggcctcctaaggatgaatcaactggttcagaaacctccattagatcttctttgtatgaatatacacttactagggactcggTTTTGAAATCTATGATTGAAGagtatgcttttcaggctttgtctgaggatcttgtaataaaaaggccatgctacaaatattctgtctctgaaacagatgaggtgaatgattttctttcactcacatttccacaaaaactttggaatataattgaaagtgatcagtttgaatttGTTTGGTGGGATGACagaggcacatgtatagtgatcAATGAACtctaagaaagaagtcttggaaagaaaggc of Bos taurus isolate L1 Dominette 01449 registration number 42190680 breed Hereford chromosome Y, ARS-UCD2.0, whole genome shotgun sequence contains these proteins:
- the LOC100126816 gene encoding heat shock transcription factor, Y linked 2-like (The RefSeq protein has 1 substitution compared to this genomic sequence), with product MAHIPSEIQDGPPKDESTGSETYIRSSLYEYTLTRDSVLKSMIEEYAFQALSEDLVIKRPCYKYSVSETDEVNDFLSLTFPQKLWNIIESDQFEFVWWDDRGTCIVINEL